From the Polyangiaceae bacterium genome, one window contains:
- a CDS encoding CARDB domain-containing protein, translating to MALPSRRFLALAACLVSSYLLANCGSDDSGKTVTNTGGGSGTGGQGGSSGDASISLDGSGATDGSVTCPGGCPEGQVCANGFCVTQTSCNDDDDCQNDTYCEPTAGCVPWGQPPTKTFDPNCQVGLPPGNFAPTVKCEFNTPPAGDPFPNHRDVQATPMVVNFNVGGGGVPSIIAPFTATVVNNYTEDEGVIRVLKGNDCTLEANLGGGQSGHPGFVVSSSPVAVADLDGDGSAEVVARAAEGQLVAFSKKAGAWSRLWLSDAAVIAACTPGNHRCSLGWAGPSIHDLDDDGVPEIVLEGAVVDGLTGKVRSGNPAGYTSYSSGLNPVLANLDQDPAIELTNGAAIWEWASGAWTQEAYYTAPAAGFVAVADFGAYGSGLPANTPELAIVAGGQVTLRATDASVVLGPIAVPGGGGGPPTVADYDGDGLPELGVAGQAFLTVYDIDCGASPRPNGTCNNTNSCDDSAGVPAACPSGILWSRRTQDISSNITGSSVFDFEDDGKAEVVYGDECFVRVYDGTNGNVLFSQYRSSCTWYENPIVADTDGNFRADLVTPSNLACSDGVNGKACTMLTADGVDQQFPGVRCKENTDCVSNVCDNGFCRCTATAQCCAAGTDAACSDEGFKCVAPPAGTPGNGDTCRASHPKGVQGIRVYSDAKDRWVRSRTIWNQHAYHVTHVNENGTVPKTSAWQKNWLDPDLNNFRQNVPGDANGKDIADVTAGVAGFSCGAGGAVLNAPVCNRGSAPLGAGVPVGFYDGSTQVCSATTSKALNPGECESVSCTWANPPTSQKKDIQVVADDGGANTECKEGNNQGSVLGVVCQPPA from the coding sequence ATGGCGCTTCCATCGCGTAGGTTCCTCGCACTCGCTGCTTGTCTCGTCTCGTCCTATCTCCTCGCCAACTGCGGCAGCGACGACAGCGGAAAAACCGTCACCAACACCGGTGGTGGGTCGGGTACGGGAGGGCAGGGAGGATCCTCGGGCGACGCCAGCATTTCATTGGACGGCAGCGGCGCGACCGACGGCTCCGTGACCTGCCCGGGAGGCTGCCCCGAAGGTCAGGTCTGCGCCAATGGGTTCTGTGTGACACAGACGTCGTGCAATGACGACGACGACTGTCAGAACGACACCTATTGCGAGCCTACGGCGGGCTGCGTCCCGTGGGGGCAACCGCCAACCAAGACCTTCGACCCGAACTGCCAGGTCGGACTCCCACCAGGCAACTTTGCGCCGACGGTGAAGTGCGAGTTCAACACTCCGCCGGCAGGGGACCCCTTCCCGAACCATCGTGACGTCCAGGCAACACCCATGGTCGTGAACTTCAACGTCGGCGGCGGCGGGGTCCCCAGCATCATCGCGCCGTTCACCGCGACCGTCGTCAACAACTACACCGAAGACGAGGGCGTGATCCGCGTGCTGAAGGGCAACGATTGCACCCTCGAAGCCAACCTTGGAGGCGGGCAGAGCGGCCACCCTGGATTCGTGGTTTCGTCTTCCCCAGTTGCTGTGGCCGACTTGGACGGGGACGGTTCGGCCGAGGTGGTGGCCCGGGCCGCCGAAGGTCAGCTGGTAGCGTTCTCGAAGAAGGCTGGTGCCTGGAGCCGTCTGTGGCTTTCCGACGCGGCCGTGATCGCGGCGTGCACGCCCGGCAATCATCGTTGTTCGCTCGGCTGGGCGGGGCCGAGCATTCACGATCTGGACGATGACGGAGTGCCCGAGATCGTTCTGGAAGGCGCGGTGGTCGACGGACTCACGGGCAAGGTGCGCAGCGGCAATCCGGCGGGATACACCAGCTACAGCTCCGGACTGAATCCCGTGCTCGCCAACCTCGACCAAGACCCGGCCATCGAACTCACGAACGGCGCGGCCATCTGGGAGTGGGCGTCGGGCGCGTGGACTCAAGAGGCCTACTACACCGCACCCGCCGCTGGGTTCGTCGCGGTCGCGGACTTCGGCGCCTACGGCAGCGGATTGCCAGCGAACACACCGGAGCTCGCCATCGTCGCAGGGGGCCAGGTCACCCTACGGGCCACGGATGCATCGGTCGTGCTCGGCCCCATTGCGGTACCAGGAGGCGGCGGCGGACCGCCAACGGTTGCTGACTACGACGGTGATGGTCTTCCCGAACTCGGCGTGGCTGGTCAGGCGTTTCTGACGGTCTACGACATTGACTGTGGTGCCAGTCCTCGACCCAACGGCACCTGCAACAACACCAACAGCTGCGACGACAGCGCGGGCGTTCCCGCTGCGTGCCCGAGTGGCATTCTGTGGTCGCGACGGACGCAGGACATTTCGAGCAACATCACGGGCTCGAGCGTCTTCGACTTCGAAGACGATGGGAAAGCCGAGGTTGTCTACGGGGACGAATGTTTCGTGCGCGTCTACGATGGCACCAACGGCAACGTACTGTTCAGCCAGTACCGGTCCTCGTGCACTTGGTACGAGAACCCCATCGTGGCCGACACGGACGGCAACTTTCGTGCGGATCTCGTTACCCCGAGCAACTTGGCATGCTCCGATGGCGTCAACGGCAAAGCCTGCACCATGCTCACCGCCGACGGGGTGGACCAGCAATTCCCCGGCGTGCGCTGCAAAGAGAATACGGACTGCGTCTCCAATGTGTGTGACAACGGGTTCTGTCGGTGCACCGCCACTGCCCAGTGTTGCGCCGCGGGTACGGACGCAGCGTGCTCCGACGAAGGGTTCAAGTGCGTGGCGCCCCCGGCAGGGACGCCGGGCAATGGGGACACGTGCCGCGCGAGCCACCCCAAGGGTGTCCAGGGTATTCGTGTGTACTCCGACGCCAAAGACCGCTGGGTGCGTTCGCGGACGATCTGGAATCAGCACGCCTACCACGTCACCCACGTCAACGAGAATGGGACGGTGCCCAAGACCAGCGCGTGGCAAAAGAACTGGCTCGATCCCGATCTGAACAATTTCCGCCAGAACGTCCCGGGCGACGCCAACGGTAAGGACATCGCCGACGTGACCGCCGGTGTCGCCGGCTTCTCCTGTGGCGCGGGAGGTGCGGTGCTCAACGCTCCGGTGTGCAATCGTGGTTCGGCACCCCTGGGCGCAGGGGTGCCCGTCGGGTTCTACGACGGCTCCACGCAGGTATGCAGTGCCACAACTAGCAAGGCGCTCAATCCAGGCGAATGCGAGAGTGTCAGCTGCACTTGGGCGAACCCACCCACGAGTCAGAAGAAGGATATTCAGGTGGTGGCCGATGATGGCGGCGCCAACACCGAGTGCAAAGAAGGCAACAACCAAGGCAGTGTGCTTGGCGTCGTTTGCCAGCCCCCCGCTTGA